Proteins encoded in a region of the Spiribacter sp. 1M189 genome:
- a CDS encoding Trm112 family protein, translated as MAIDRKLLDVLCCPVTKQPVRALARAELKSLNERIAGGEVYYQDETPVESPVEEGLITANEERVYRVDDGIPVMLEERAINLRAAGLK; from the coding sequence ATGGCCATCGACCGCAAACTCCTCGACGTTCTCTGCTGCCCGGTGACCAAACAACCGGTCCGCGCCCTTGCCCGAGCGGAGCTGAAATCGCTCAACGAACGCATTGCCGGCGGCGAGGTGTACTACCAGGATGAGACGCCGGTGGAGTCCCCCGTCGAGGAGGGCCTGATCACCGCCAACGAGGAACGCGTCTACCGCGTCGACGACGGCATACCGGTCATGCTCGAGGAACGGGCCATCAATCTGCGGGCCGCCGGCCTGAAGTGA
- a CDS encoding HesA/MoeB/ThiF family protein, producing MNDEQLIRYSRQIMVPGLDLAGQEQLLASRALIIGLGGLGSPVALYLAAAGLGHLVLADFDRVELTNLQRQILHGTDDLGRLKTASARDRIAALNPEVHVDTLAERITADHLAAVVRDVDIVIDGSDNFATRFAVNAACVAVGRPLVSGAVIGMDGQVAVFRPDQGGPCYRCVYADTGEEAQSCSETGVLGPLTGVIGSLQAVEAVKVLTGLGEPLAGRLLVVDALTQQWRRLNLRRDPQCPVCGAPSAQ from the coding sequence ATGAACGACGAACAGCTCATCCGCTACAGCCGGCAGATCATGGTGCCGGGGCTGGATCTGGCCGGCCAGGAACAATTGCTGGCAAGCCGCGCGCTGATCATTGGCCTGGGCGGGCTTGGCTCGCCGGTGGCGCTCTACCTGGCCGCCGCCGGCCTGGGGCATCTGGTTCTGGCAGACTTCGACCGGGTCGAACTGACCAATCTGCAGCGCCAGATCCTCCATGGCACCGACGACCTGGGCCGCCTCAAGACCGCGTCGGCCCGCGACCGGATCGCCGCGCTCAATCCGGAAGTCCATGTGGACACCCTGGCGGAGCGGATCACCGCCGACCATCTGGCCGCGGTGGTACGGGACGTCGATATCGTCATCGACGGGTCGGACAACTTTGCCACCCGCTTCGCCGTCAATGCCGCCTGTGTCGCCGTCGGACGGCCGCTGGTATCGGGGGCGGTGATCGGTATGGACGGCCAGGTGGCGGTCTTCCGGCCCGACCAGGGCGGCCCCTGCTATCGCTGCGTCTACGCCGACACCGGCGAGGAGGCGCAGAGCTGCAGCGAAACCGGCGTCCTGGGCCCGCTCACAGGCGTGATCGGCAGCCTGCAGGCCGTGGAAGCGGTCAAGGTGCTGACCGGGCTCGGCGAACCCCTGGCCGGTCGCCTGCTGGTGGTGGATGCCCTGACCCAGCAGTGGCGGCGCCTCAATCTGCGCCGTGATCCGCAGTGCCCCGTCTGTGGCGCACCAAGCGCTCAGTGA
- the prmC gene encoding peptide chain release factor N(5)-glutamine methyltransferase — translation MDPATLAEARRWGIDQLAETSPSAAIDTDCLLAAATGLEPVQLRAWPEASIEPAAWQRFRTTLRRRRDGEPVAYLLGRRGFMDFELAVTPSVLIPRPETEHLVEAALAQPADRVLELGTGSGCIAIALARAWPSARIDAVDRSSDALAVASRNAEALGAVSVRFLAGDWYAPVAGNRFGLIIANPPYIADDEPEPDRDDARFEPRGALRAGATGLEALEFIIAAAPRHLDPGGRIWLEHGYGQGAAVRGRLAEQGFTAIETRRDLAGHERVSGGILERPA, via the coding sequence ATGGATCCCGCCACGCTGGCCGAGGCCCGGCGCTGGGGGATCGATCAGCTTGCCGAGACGAGCCCCAGCGCGGCGATCGACACCGACTGTCTGCTCGCTGCCGCCACCGGCCTTGAGCCGGTGCAGCTGCGCGCCTGGCCCGAGGCCTCGATCGAACCTGCCGCCTGGCAGCGTTTCAGGACCACCCTGCGGCGTCGGCGGGATGGCGAACCGGTGGCCTATCTGCTGGGGCGACGGGGCTTCATGGACTTCGAACTGGCCGTGACGCCGTCGGTCCTCATCCCCCGCCCCGAAACCGAACACCTGGTCGAGGCCGCCCTGGCGCAGCCCGCCGACCGGGTACTGGAACTGGGCACCGGCAGTGGCTGTATCGCCATCGCGCTGGCCCGCGCCTGGCCGAGCGCCCGCATCGACGCCGTCGACCGCTCAAGCGACGCGCTGGCGGTAGCCTCACGCAATGCCGAGGCCCTTGGCGCCGTCTCGGTCCGTTTTCTCGCGGGTGACTGGTACGCCCCGGTCGCGGGCAATCGCTTCGGGCTGATCATCGCCAATCCGCCCTACATCGCCGACGACGAACCCGAACCGGATCGCGACGACGCCCGCTTCGAGCCGCGCGGCGCGCTTCGCGCCGGCGCCACCGGCCTGGAAGCACTGGAGTTCATCATCGCCGCGGCACCGCGGCACCTCGACCCGGGCGGCCGGATCTGGCTCGAGCATGGGTACGGGCAGGGCGCTGCCGTGCGAGGGCGGCTTGCCGAGCAGGGTTTCACGGCCATCGAGACCCGTCGCGACCTGGCCGGGCATGAACGCGTGAGCGGCGGCATTCTGGAGCGTCCGGCATGA